Proteins encoded together in one Homalodisca vitripennis isolate AUS2020 unplaced genomic scaffold, UT_GWSS_2.1 ScUCBcl_6654;HRSCAF=13959, whole genome shotgun sequence window:
- the LOC124373922 gene encoding pre-mRNA-splicing factor CWC21-like, whose protein sequence is MASVLPTARGSGTNGYVQRNWAAVRKTKDKVNYKTEEELEKLDAANNRQPNKEILDHERKRKIEIKCIELEEILEEQGYSRSEIDTKVAAYRQVLLGNDGKVDQLPRDEFGRVM, encoded by the exons ATGGCATCGGTTTTACCGACTGCACGAGGCTCAGGGACTAACGGCTATGTGCAGAGGAACTGGGCGGCCGTCCGCAAGACCAAGGATAAGGTGAATTACAAGACTGAGGAAGAGTTGGAGAAGTTGGATGCAGCAAACAATCGACAACCTAACAAAGAAATTCTCGACCATGAAAGGAAACgaaaaattgaaatcaaatgtATAGAACTCGAAGAAATTCTGGAGGAGCAAGG GTACTCACGATCGGAGATCGACACAAAAGTGGCTGCCTACCGTCAAGTTCTGCTGGGAAACGACGGCAAGGTAGACCAGCTGCCGAGAGATGAGTTCGGCAGAGTTATGTGA